Genomic DNA from Panthera uncia isolate 11264 chromosome E3, Puncia_PCG_1.0, whole genome shotgun sequence:
ATAAGTCCTCCGAGGGCTGCTTTTGCTGACCTCTCTTTGGCGCCACAGAGCCGGACAGTCTCAGCTTCCAACCTgtccgggggtgggggttggttcACAAGTCAGGACAGGAAGGGCTGGCGATGTGGGAGGGAGCCCCCAGGCTCTGCATTTTGGGGAGTCATGAGTGCACAAAGACCCAGAGGGCTTGTGGCTTGACCAGCCTAGCAGCTGCAGGGATAGGTGTGAGAGACCCTGGTATGTGGAAACCCTGGGGACCACTCCAGAGAAGTAAAGCCGGTCTTGGCTTCACTGTGTTTCTTTGGACACTTTACTCACCCTCTCTGGTCCTTAGTGTGtgcttctgtaaaatggagagactAGCATggctaaattttgttttgttttgttttaaagcaggAATTGTGTGTGggtcatgtaattttttaaatcaagaagagagagttcatggacatttgggcatgACTCATATAAGTTGGGAAACCATACTCCTGCCTGCTTTTCTGTTGCCAGTAATCTTTCATAATGTCACAGTTTTATGATGGAATTTTAGAGGAATTAACCTTGAccagctagagaaaaaaaaaaaaaaaaaacgtagttAACATTCAGCTTAGGTTGCAATGTCTAATGTTGCCAACTCAACTCCAGCAACActtgtcttctttggtgagaagAGGATTCTGAGCAGTTCCAGGAACATCTTAGGTGACCTGTGAGCTGGGGTCAGGCAGGTGCATTTGGTCAGCCTGATGCTCAGGCCCAGGGAGAAGGTTTGGGCCAATAGGTGGCAGTCAAGGTGGGGTCTCCGGCTGCTGGAGGCGACTGAGTTGGCCTCCAGTGCTGGAGACTTGGGTCTGGGAAGGGTGGGAGGTAACTTCTGCCCATctagggaggaaggaggaaccCCAGGCAGGGGATGGAGCAGGGAGGAGTTGATGGAGCAGGGAGTGAGAGATGGATGGGCCTAAAGCCTCATTGACCCAGAAGtgctccctctcctccagctGCTCCCTCTACGCTCCTTTCCCCGTGGTCCCCACTTGGGGCAGAAGAGGGAACCAGGGTCAGAGAACCTGGATCCTGGTCCTTATCTTCCTCTCAGTGTCTTACGGCCTGGGCACGGCCCAtaatctctctgaaccttggtttcttcctctgcaaaatggagatcCTCTAccatctctgccttcctctctcggTTAGGAGAGCAAATAAGAAAATGCCCCGAGAAAGCACCTTGTAAATCGCAAAGCACTCTACAAACACAAGGCAGTGCCATTAAACAATTATGTAACCGGCTGACTCAGAACTGGGCTGTGCCGGCTCCTGTCCTGCCAGGAAGTCAGAGGAGCTGGCTGGCTGTCGTTTACCTGGTGGGACTGAAGTTTTCTTCTCCCCATCCGGCAAACGGGGATGATACTGAAGGTCCTCCTGTTTCGTGGATTGGTGGTGAGAATCACAGCAGGTCATGCCGGTGCCAGAGTTTAAAAGTTGTGAATCATCATCATAATAGTACAGAAGAGAGTTCACACTCCCTGCCTGTGCCTGAAAAACATCTGGAATCTGGAGACACCCTCCCTCCTTGGGTATCTATGTCGCTTCGCAGGGACTTGAGCCTTCACCAGGTCCTTCCCATCGGGGCCTGTCCATACAGTCACCTACAAAGCCGGCTCTGTCCACGTTTATGAGCTCCTGTCTTTTTGTCTCCAGTGGGGAATGCCTGCTTTCTCGGAGGACACCTGGGCTGTGAGTGGCGCAGATGatcatttcatgtttttctaaGCACTCAGCACAGAAGCTGGCACCCAGTAGGTACTCCGTTAAGTGTGGAATAAATGagttatgtgggttttttttttaagtttttttatttttgagagagagagagacagacaggcagacagacagagtgctagtgggggaggggcagagagagaaaaggagaaagagacacagaatctgaaggaagctccaggctccaagctgtcagcacagaggccgacgcaagccttgaactcacaagccatgagatcaagacctgagccaacgtcagatacttaaccaactgagccactcaggcgccccatatgttTCGAATGTTTTAACATACTGGCCCAGGTCATATAGTTGGGGTCCCTTAACTAGCTAGGTACCACATCAGGCTAAGATGTGCTTAGGGGTTGAGTCCTCAACCTTGTGTTCAGGTCCCAGCTGCCATTATTAGCTGCATTCCTTGGATTTCAGGACAACCCTCTTGACTTCAGTTCtgccagagagaaagacagattcctCCCTTCCTGATTCACAGCAGTGGGGCGAGAACCAGATGCCATCTGTGGAAACCGCAATACAAACTTCTATTGAAATGTGCCAAGATCGGAGCCTTAAGGGTTCTTTTGCAGGCCAATTTGTTTAGCATTTCCTAGTGGGGCCTGAAGAGGGCACTGTACCCCAGGAGCTGGATTGGCCAGGTGAAAATTCTCCCCTGGATCCACCCCTCTGTGgattcctcccacccctgcccccatcacgCTCCTATACTTCACAAATACCCTCCAAGCCTGCAACCTACCCCTAATTTTTCCTGCTGCAGATTGCaaaacttctctctcttttgcatATTTTCAGGGGTGCAGCCTGACTTCTCTGTTTTGTGATAGAAACAGAGAGACTGATCCTCCCATATATGTTAATGGCCGGGATCTGGATCCTGATGCAGTTTTGTGTCATCTTTTGCTGTCTGCACTGGTCTCTCCTGGGCGGTACTTTACAGCGGAAGCATTATGTCTGGGAAGGAGTTTGAAGTTGATTGTCAGAGTAATGAGTAAAATTAGACGTAGGGATGGAGAGTGGAGGCCGTTTGTTCTGTGTCCCATATCCCGGGGAAGCAGGGAGCAGGTAGGGATTCTGCGGAAGGAACAAGCAGAAGAGGGAAGGGGTCAGTGCTGGGGGAATTGGGGGTTCCTGTTGTCTTGACCTTGGCAGTgactttatttcttcatctgttcaaTGGGAATGACAGTGGACACTTTCTCATAGAGTTGTGCAAGGAATCAAATGAAGTCGAGTAAGGGAACCACCTGGAAGAGCcatgctcagtgagacccttgtCGGGGAAGGTGGCTCCTTCTGTGAGTTACAGGGTAGAGCATTAATAGTGACCATCGCCGGCAAGGAAAGAGGGCAGCGGGATTTAGAGGTGGCAAAGGCGGATACTGGGAATGTGGCTTTAGCCAAAGGCACCACAGAGAAGAAGTGAGAAATAATAAGGGTCTAGTATACAGGACTGGGAGCTGTCCCCAGCCACCAAAAGGACTCTTCCTCCTGGCTCCTGTTTCCTTGATGGCGGCTGTAACTCACTAAAGAGAGTTGCCAGCTGCCTACTGAGGAATAGCCTTGAATGGAGCCACCTTATTGACCAGCGTGGGCAGAGCTTGTGGCCTCAGGCCCAGGGGGGTCAAGAGGTCAGACAGGCCATGCGAGGCAGCACGTAGGGCCTGACCCCCTCCAGCTCTAGTTTCCCAGGACTGCTGCCTGCTGCCAGGGTGGGAGCAGGGCCAGGGAAGTGGGGTGCTCCAGGGGAAAACAGAAAAGCCAAGAGCCATGTTGTGGTTTCAGTTCTTGCCGGTGAGATTGAAAAATACACAAGATGTGGACCCACTGGGAGCCAGGGGCCAGCCCCCATCCCATCTCCCTGGCTCCCACCACCCTTCGTCCGGCGGGCTCTTACTATCATGGGAGTACCCATGAGACCTGGAGAATTCATGGCTCGCCACCTAAATTCTCCGGTCCCTCCTATCCCTGCCTGATGGGTGCACGAAGAGGCATCGGCCCTCCACCTTGTCCCGGCATCACGGTTCAGCAGGGCACCAAGATGAGTTTCGGTTTCTCCCCAGCAAGGCTCCATCCCCAAGTTTAAGCTGATTTCCTCCAAATTCCTCCTGCTTCGGGGCCTCAGGCTGGCCCTGTGACATCCTTAGATCTGAGTTGCGCTCTGGACAGTTCCTCTGGCCCTTGCGATGTCACCACTGGCCGTGGAGTGTCCGTGGGACAGGCTGGTGCTGAGCTGATCACCCCCGACAGGGGTCAGGAGTGGTGGTGCAGAGGGCGTGGCACAGGCAGTGGTGGTAAGTGAGGTGGTGGACATGCCCAGGGTGGGAGCACCTGGTCACCTGTCTCCTCTTCGGCAGGCCTCCCCTGTGTACAGCGTCAGCTTTCCCCGCAGGAAGTTGGAGTAGATTCGGAAAAGTTTGCACAAAGTATCGACAGTGAATGTTCGGAGTGGAGCAGCAGAGGTTGCCTCTGGAAGGGAGATGGCTTCCTTCTGCCAAGGAGAGAACAGAAGGTTACCGCAGTGCCGGGGCCCCTGGAGGGAGATGGGATTCAGGCTAGAATCGGGAGGGGGATGAGAGCCTCAGTATTTCTTGGCAGGGGtccttctcccattttacagaaagggcagagagaagtgaGGCCCCCCCACCTACGCACCTGGGCTCCCAGTGCCCGAAGCAGGGAGGTGAGGCTGCGCAGGCTGCTGACGGCTTTATCCACATGCAGCTGCAGGGTCTCAGATGGCTGGGAGGAGTTGGCCAGCAGGGCCTGGCCCCGCAGGATGGCTTCTGAGAGCAGGGCGAGGCCCTGCCAGACTTCCACAGCCTGCTGCCCGACCTAAAGGGAGTGGACACTTGGAGTCAGCAGCCCAAGCCAGCCCCTCCGTCTCAGCAACCCCAAGCACCAAGCTGAGCAAATGAAGCCATGGAATcagttttgttgaatgaatgaatgaatgaatgaagaaaggaataaatgaatggacataCTGCATTCAGCCCTCACCTCCTTCTAtcattctccctcccaccccaacagGTTCCCAAAACGAGACTCcccaagaagaaggaaaacataaactCACGTCCATCCTCTTCCAGGTATAGAAGTTGACCTTGGTGTCTGGGACAGTGATATTCTCACTGAAGCTGCAGCCTTCAGCACAGCCCATCTGAAATGCACGACCCCGAGTCAGGCTCCCCGAGGGCTCCCCTCCACCACTGCCCCTTACCTAGCTTCCAGGTATGCATTGGGGGTACCACTTTTATCATTGTTACTGGGGGTTCTGGCTTCCCACCTCCCTGAGCCAAGTGCCAGGAAGGGGCTCAGCTTCCTGGATCttggaggacccccccccccccaggactccTGAGAGTGAGTTCTGTGGAATGTTTTGTGGAGGGGGCCTCACCGTGACATTTTCggcctccctggcctccagaaTGTACCTCTCCAGGACTCGGCTGTCACAGATGAGGCGAGGGGGGGCGCCCAGGACTGGGAGGCCCAGGGGAAGCAGCAGCAAAGATAGCAGAAGCAGCAGGGcaggacattctagaaaagagTGCCAGGCTGAGTGTGTTTGGAGGAGCAAGTTCACACATCCCGTTCCTCTGCCCCCAGCTTGTCGCTCCCACCCCGAACCTTCCCAGCGCTCGGGTTCTGCCTCCTTGGCCTTCATTCAatccccgccgccgccgcggtgagcacaccccaccccccaaactacCGGCATCCCCTTCTCCCGGGCAAACTTCAATCCCGGTGTGACAGAGGCTTCCCCTCTCGCAGATCCCGGGGATTGCTCCAAGACCCAGGTATCAGCTTCCTCCCCACGCACGGAGCCGCCCCTCTTCCCCCCGAACCCGCAAATCGCGTCCCCGTGCCCGGGTCAGATTTCACCTTTTCCCGGCGGCTCCGGGAGCCCTGCCGGCACGTGgaggctgccccaccccccttgcCCTTCCGGGGTCCTTGGCAAGTTGTCGGTCCTTGAACCCGGCCACCTCGGGGCCACTCGCCCCAGCGGTAAATTCCTGCTCAAACAGGGGCCCAGGCGGGCGGGGGCTCCTCCAGCCGGCGGGTACTCACCGCACGACCCCATCTCCGCGCCTCCCCCGGCCCCTCAGCGACCAGGGGCTCGGCCGGCGCCCTTGCCGGGAGCCCTCATCCCGGGAAGCGCGGCGGGGCAGGGCCGGTCTCACGCCCTGAAGGAAGGGGCCACCGTCCGGGGGCCGCCGAGCCGGGGTCGCGCACAGCGATCGCAGGACTGCTGGCCACGGTCCGCGAGGACTGGCGCGCGGCGACCGGTCGGGGTTGGCCCGGGGACTGCGGCTCGGCCGGGGGTCGGGGCTGTTATCagcatgtgtgcgtgcgtgtgtgggggtggggggcaggctgtGTGCGTGAGGGGTCGCCGGAGGTAGGGGCCAGAGGGGTCAGACCGGGGCAGGACGCCTGGGTCGGGGGTTCGCCGGGGCGGGAGCACAGCGGCCGCAGGCGCGGAGCGGGGCACCGGTCTGCGCGTCCGAGCCCGGGTTCTGGGAGGTGCCGCTGGGTGCGCACCCGCGGGAGGGGTGCCATTCTGGGAAAGGCTGGGGGCCTCCGAcgctccctgggggtgggggaggggggcgtccCGTTCTCGGGCCAAGGTGGGGGGGGTTCAGAGTTGGGGGTGCCGGTTCCTGCGAGGCAGCTGGGTCTGGAGGCCGGGAAGGTGCTGGCAGAGGCGAGTTGCCTTCCTCTCACAATCCCGCTACTTCTAGAAGCCAGTATTTGTTCGTGGTCTGGAATTTTATGGGGGCACACGAAGCAAGAACTCTGGGGGTCTTCTCTCCCCACTCATCACTTTCCAGGACtctgaaaacccagaaatggaacttTCGGGCACCTGGTATGTTGTGCAGGACAGGCCATGCACTTTGAcatcctttttgttgtttttgtctctGACCTGTGATATAGGTTAGTCTGCGTGGCAGAATTCTTAAGAACTCTGAAATAGAGCTATCCCCCAGAATGATGGCTCTTCAGATTTGCAGCTCAGCCTTTGGGGCTTCTAGGAAGCATCCGGGCAAGCTGTCTAGAGCAGGAGTCCAAGGCTGGCTGGTCTCTCAAACCTTGGAAAGGCCTCAGTGCCCTGACCTATC
This window encodes:
- the EPO gene encoding LOW QUALITY PROTEIN: erythropoietin (The sequence of the model RefSeq protein was modified relative to this genomic sequence to represent the inferred CDS: inserted 2 bases in 1 codon), whose product is MCELAPPXTHSAWHSFLECPALLLLLSLLLLPLGLPVLGAPPRLICDSRVLERYILEAREAENVTMGCAEGCSFSENITVPDTKVNFYTWKRMDVGQQAVEVWQGLALLSEAILRGQALLANSSQPSETLQLHVDKAVSSLRSLTSLLRALGAQKEAISLPEATSAAPLRTFTVDTLCKLFRIYSNFLRGKLTLYTGEACRRGDR